One Oncorhynchus nerka isolate Pitt River linkage group LG5, Oner_Uvic_2.0, whole genome shotgun sequence genomic window carries:
- the LOC135571830 gene encoding BCL-6 corepressor-like produces MSSRAFRAAFAHLEVATIAEAEFYKQASLSQLFSCPDELAAFLPDSKELLDLVETSSELAALLGSSLECLDSRWEPKGARVKAKAHS; encoded by the coding sequence ATGTCCTCCAGGGCGTTCAGGGCAGCCTTCGCCCATCTGGAGGTAGCAACCATCGCCGAGGCAGAGTTCTACAAGCAGGCGTCACTGTCGCAGCTCTTCTCGTGCCCCGACGAGCTCGCCGCCTTCCTCCCCGACAGCAAGGAGCTGCTGGACCTGGTTGAGACCAGCTCGGAGCTGGCTGCGCTGCTGGGCTCCTCGCTAGAGTGTTTGGACAGCCGATGGGAGCCCAAAGGGGCCCGGGTCAAAGCTAAAGCCCACTCGTGA